A single region of the Chitinivorax sp. PXF-14 genome encodes:
- a CDS encoding nuclear transport factor 2 family protein, giving the protein MRTSLCVAVVEQYIDAYNHFDVESMLALMHEGVRFCHMSGQQVGAEADGIEAFRELAEQARDMFESRHQKILRWTIDEVTLVLDLEYEGVLRHDMPHGHKAGSHIKFSGQSEFCIQDGKIWRLTDRS; this is encoded by the coding sequence ATGAGAACCAGCCTGTGCGTCGCGGTCGTGGAGCAGTACATCGACGCCTACAACCACTTCGATGTCGAATCGATGCTGGCCCTGATGCACGAAGGCGTGCGCTTTTGCCACATGAGCGGCCAGCAGGTCGGGGCCGAGGCCGACGGCATCGAGGCCTTCCGCGAGCTGGCCGAGCAGGCGCGCGACATGTTCGAGTCGCGCCACCAGAAAATCCTGCGTTGGACCATCGACGAGGTCACGCTGGTGCTCGACCTCGAATACGAAGGCGTGCTGCGCCACGACATGCCGCATGGCCACAAGGCCGGCAGCCACATCAAGTTCAGCGGCCAGTCGGAATTCTGCATCCAGGATGGCAAGATCTGGCGCCTGACCGACCGCAGCTAG
- a CDS encoding DUF350 domain-containing protein, giving the protein MIQLYNYLAYLLSAFALLAVFSALYSWITPIDELGLIRKGVVAATLSFSGAMLGFSLTLASSILHNDSFVLFAAWAGSAAVVQLAVYALIARVLPNLPQALNDNNVAVGGLLGGISLAVGVINAACLS; this is encoded by the coding sequence ATGATACAACTGTACAACTATCTGGCTTATCTGCTCTCCGCATTCGCGCTGCTCGCCGTGTTTTCCGCGCTGTATTCGTGGATCACGCCGATCGACGAACTCGGGCTGATCCGCAAGGGTGTCGTCGCCGCTACGCTGAGCTTCAGCGGCGCGATGCTCGGTTTCTCGCTGACCCTGGCCTCCAGCATCCTGCACAACGACAGTTTCGTCCTGTTCGCCGCCTGGGCGGGTAGTGCCGCCGTGGTGCAACTGGCGGTGTATGCGCTGATCGCGCGGGTGTTGCCGAATCTGCCGCAAGCGTTGAACGACAACAATGTCGCCGTCGGCGGACTGCTCGGCGGCATTTCGCTTGCGGTGGGCGTGATCAACGCCGCCTGCCTGTCTTGA
- a CDS encoding flagellin — MQVINTNLPSLNAQRNLSESSASLNTSLQRLSSGLRINAAKDDAAGLAISERFTAQIRGMEQARRNANDGVSMAQTAEGALSKMSDILQRVRELAVQSANGTNSASDRLAINAEVGQLTSELDRFTQTTEFNGLRLLDGSNPTSVFQVGANANQTITATMANFRSTAVGTHQVGDTSTSYCGGSAGTNTVTSAATLSGHITNGAISGTFAIQGGSGTGQVTVLSTDSAKLVADKINQQPQTGVRAKARTNLQFTFGASGSYALQVYGSNATAQAVSFNITNPNTSAGLSDAITQFNSQSSKTGITASLNNTGTGIYLTSESGDNIVLSNTSGAIAGDVTLLDGFGATPSGPVLDHISALGNTVVMVGQVALDSDKAYTIANTSLTADFYIFGGDSISATGIMWQGTQSTSTLQSVSSLDVRTAAGGAKALEIIDSALAAVNSQRANLGALQSRFEAATNNLSVSSENLYAARSRIRDADFATETANLSRAQILQQAGMAMLSQANQLPQQVLQLLR, encoded by the coding sequence ATGCAAGTCATCAACACCAACCTCCCCTCACTCAACGCTCAGCGCAACCTTTCCGAGTCAAGCGCCAGCCTGAATACCTCTCTGCAACGACTGTCGTCCGGTTTGCGCATCAACGCCGCGAAGGACGACGCTGCCGGATTGGCGATCTCAGAACGCTTCACGGCCCAGATACGCGGCATGGAGCAGGCACGGCGAAATGCCAATGACGGCGTATCGATGGCGCAAACGGCAGAAGGCGCGCTGTCAAAGATGAGCGACATTCTGCAGCGCGTCCGCGAACTGGCCGTGCAATCAGCGAATGGCACCAACTCCGCCTCGGACCGTCTGGCAATCAACGCTGAAGTCGGCCAGTTGACATCGGAACTGGATCGATTTACACAAACCACTGAATTTAACGGCCTCCGACTACTGGACGGGTCAAACCCTACATCCGTGTTCCAGGTGGGCGCCAACGCGAATCAGACCATTACGGCAACGATGGCGAATTTCCGCTCGACCGCAGTGGGAACGCACCAAGTTGGTGACACCTCCACCAGTTATTGCGGTGGGTCCGCAGGTACCAATACCGTAACAAGTGCTGCCACACTGAGCGGTCACATCACCAACGGCGCGATTAGCGGTACGTTTGCAATTCAAGGTGGGTCGGGTACCGGTCAAGTTACCGTTCTCTCTACCGATTCAGCAAAACTGGTTGCCGACAAAATCAACCAACAACCCCAAACCGGCGTCAGGGCGAAGGCGCGTACCAATCTTCAGTTCACCTTCGGCGCATCCGGCAGTTATGCCTTGCAGGTTTATGGCAGCAATGCCACCGCACAAGCAGTGTCGTTCAACATCACCAACCCCAATACCAGTGCCGGATTGTCTGATGCGATAACGCAGTTCAACAGTCAGTCTTCCAAGACGGGTATCACTGCGTCATTGAACAACACCGGCACGGGCATCTATTTAACTTCGGAATCGGGCGACAACATCGTCTTGTCGAATACCAGTGGCGCCATTGCCGGAGATGTTACGCTGCTCGACGGATTTGGTGCCACGCCGTCAGGGCCGGTGTTGGACCATATATCCGCATTGGGGAACACGGTGGTCATGGTTGGTCAGGTTGCCCTCGACTCCGACAAGGCATACACGATTGCCAATACCAGCCTGACGGCGGATTTTTATATTTTCGGTGGTGATTCGATTTCTGCAACGGGCATTATGTGGCAAGGCACTCAGTCCACTTCTACCCTTCAGTCCGTATCGTCACTAGATGTCCGCACCGCGGCCGGTGGGGCCAAAGCGCTGGAGATCATCGACAGTGCGTTGGCCGCCGTAAATAGCCAGCGAGCCAACCTGGGCGCGCTGCAGAGCCGATTCGAAGCTGCGACTAACAATCTGTCGGTCTCGTCCGAAAACCTTTACGCGGCCCGCTCTCGAATCCGAGATGCCGATTTCGCCACGGAAACGGCCAATCTCAGTCGTGCCCAGATTCTGCAGCAAGCTGGCATGGCGATGTTGTCGCAGGCAAATCAGTTGCCTCAGCAGGTGCTGCAATTGTTGAGATAG
- a CDS encoding polyamine aminopropyltransferase, giving the protein MLDRILILSVFVVASCGLAYELIAGALSSYLLGDSVLQFSSIIGCYLFAMGVGSHLAQYVKDEDALARFIDIELLVGLVGGVSAAVLFLVFGWLAAPFRTVLYALVFVVGVLVGMEIPLVMRVLNARQAEFKELVSRVLTFDYLGALAVSLLFPLVLAPKLGLARTGFLFGMLNAAVALWTAYVFRRELTRLSAKVLRASIVICLLAGGFLASDRMIHWSERGLFGDEIVHAETTPYQRLVLTRWHDDLRLYINGNLQFSSRDEHRYHEALVHPVLTPLPWARSVLVLGGGDGLAVREILKYPNIERITLVDLDPAMTGLFSTAEPLVRLNGGSLKNPRVHVVNEDAGRWLESADAVFDAVIVDFPDPGNFGIGKLYSVPFYRLLAKHLSENGLAVVQSTSPYFAPHAYWCVDATLREAGLHTWPYHAYVPSFGEWGFIVAGKTPRYAPPTQYRFPMRFLNAESTRLMFAFPPDMQRIAVEPNRLNNQSLVHYFEQDWAEVLR; this is encoded by the coding sequence ATGCTCGACCGCATACTCATCCTCTCCGTCTTCGTCGTCGCTTCCTGCGGGCTCGCCTACGAGCTGATCGCCGGCGCGCTGTCGAGCTACCTGCTCGGCGACTCGGTGCTGCAGTTCTCAAGCATCATCGGCTGCTACCTGTTCGCCATGGGTGTGGGCTCGCACCTGGCGCAATACGTGAAGGACGAAGACGCGCTGGCACGCTTCATCGACATCGAGCTGCTGGTCGGCCTGGTCGGCGGGGTGTCGGCGGCCGTGCTGTTCCTGGTCTTCGGCTGGCTCGCGGCGCCGTTCCGCACCGTGCTGTACGCGCTGGTGTTCGTCGTCGGCGTGCTGGTGGGCATGGAGATCCCGCTGGTGATGCGCGTGCTCAATGCGCGCCAGGCCGAGTTCAAGGAGCTGGTGAGCCGCGTGCTGACTTTCGACTACCTCGGCGCGCTGGCCGTGTCGCTGTTGTTCCCGCTCGTGCTGGCGCCCAAGCTGGGGCTGGCGCGTACCGGCTTTCTGTTCGGCATGCTCAATGCCGCCGTGGCGCTGTGGACGGCCTATGTATTCCGCCGTGAGCTGACGCGGCTGTCGGCCAAGGTGCTGCGTGCGAGCATCGTCATCTGCCTGCTGGCCGGCGGCTTTCTGGCCTCAGACCGGATGATCCACTGGTCCGAGCGCGGCCTGTTCGGCGACGAGATCGTGCACGCCGAGACCACGCCCTACCAGCGTCTGGTGCTGACGCGCTGGCACGACGACCTGCGCCTGTACATCAACGGCAACCTGCAGTTCAGCTCGCGCGACGAGCACCGCTACCACGAGGCGCTGGTGCACCCGGTGCTGACGCCGCTGCCGTGGGCGCGCTCGGTGCTGGTACTCGGCGGCGGTGACGGGCTGGCGGTGCGCGAGATACTCAAGTACCCGAATATCGAGCGCATCACGCTGGTCGACCTCGATCCGGCCATGACCGGCCTGTTCTCGACCGCCGAGCCGCTCGTCAGGCTCAACGGCGGCTCGCTCAAGAACCCGCGCGTGCATGTCGTCAACGAGGATGCCGGGCGCTGGCTCGAGAGTGCCGACGCGGTGTTCGACGCCGTCATCGTCGATTTTCCCGACCCCGGCAACTTCGGCATCGGCAAGCTCTACTCGGTACCCTTCTACCGGCTGCTGGCCAAGCACCTGAGCGAGAACGGCCTGGCCGTGGTGCAATCCACCTCGCCGTATTTCGCGCCGCACGCCTACTGGTGCGTCGATGCCACGCTGCGCGAGGCCGGGCTCCATACCTGGCCCTACCACGCCTATGTGCCGAGCTTCGGTGAATGGGGCTTCATCGTTGCCGGCAAGACGCCGCGCTACGCCCCGCCGACGCAATACCGCTTCCCGATGCGCTTTCTCAATGCCGAATCGACACGGCTGATGTTCGCCTTCCCGCCCGATATGCAACGCATCGCGGTCGAGCCAAACCGGCTCAACAACCAGTCGCTGGTGCATTATTTCGAGCAGGACTGGGCCGAGGTGCTACGCTGA
- a CDS encoding NAD(P)-binding protein, with protein MQRRRFLQLAAGSTLLAGCKRIQHMSIPVTLHLPGQREGHWLRDLKSLPASSGELRTGTVILGSGVAGLTAAWKLAREGYRDFVLLAGPEPYGNAAAGEMAGLRYPRGAHYLPLPSLESVHVREMLADFGVIESGAATARPHFDERVLVHAPESRVLYQGRWQEGTLPSKGIPADEAAQQQRFFRHIDALKVARGADGRRVFCIPLAQSSQDPRWTALDRLSFAAWLTREGYSAPTLRWYLDYACRDDYGAGLGQVSAWAGLHYFASRAGQAANADDGAVLTWPDGLNPLTRRLQQAATGATGGRWQPGFALQLSDGGHGVDILCAESAAADARVFTVRAERAICAMPLQLAQRVVPALGVPGDAAVPHVPWLVSNFLLRGFPPELAGEALSWDNVVYGSQSLGYVVSTHQLIRQARPEQTVFSAYHALAHDTPANIRRWLMQAGTDELYELANSDLRAAYGHHLWLNTQSVEITVRGHAMVSPAPGFLSRPGIAALRGADQRLLFAHSDLSGISVFEEAAWWGWRAALAVLGGVG; from the coding sequence ATGCAGCGCCGGCGCTTCCTGCAGCTTGCCGCCGGCAGCACGCTGCTGGCCGGCTGCAAGCGCATCCAGCACATGAGCATTCCCGTGACGCTGCACCTGCCCGGCCAGCGCGAGGGCCACTGGCTGCGCGACCTCAAGTCGCTGCCCGCGAGCAGCGGCGAGCTGCGCACCGGCACGGTGATCCTCGGCAGCGGCGTAGCCGGCCTGACCGCCGCCTGGAAGCTCGCGCGCGAGGGCTACCGCGACTTCGTGCTGCTGGCCGGGCCCGAGCCCTACGGCAATGCGGCGGCCGGCGAGATGGCCGGGCTGCGCTACCCGCGCGGCGCGCACTACCTGCCGCTGCCCTCGCTGGAATCGGTACACGTGCGCGAAATGCTCGCCGACTTCGGCGTGATCGAAAGCGGGGCCGCTACGGCGCGCCCGCATTTCGACGAACGCGTGCTGGTGCATGCCCCCGAGTCGCGCGTGCTGTACCAGGGCCGCTGGCAGGAGGGCACGCTGCCGAGCAAGGGCATCCCCGCCGACGAGGCGGCGCAGCAGCAGCGCTTCTTCCGTCACATCGACGCGCTCAAGGTGGCACGCGGCGCCGATGGCCGCCGCGTATTCTGCATCCCGCTCGCACAATCGTCGCAAGACCCGCGCTGGACGGCGCTCGACCGCCTCAGCTTCGCGGCCTGGCTCACGCGCGAGGGCTACAGCGCGCCTACGCTGCGTTGGTATCTCGACTATGCCTGCCGCGACGACTACGGCGCCGGCCTGGGCCAGGTCTCGGCCTGGGCCGGCCTGCACTATTTCGCCAGCCGCGCGGGCCAGGCCGCCAATGCCGACGACGGTGCGGTGCTGACCTGGCCAGACGGCCTCAACCCGCTCACGCGCCGCCTGCAGCAGGCCGCCACCGGCGCCACGGGCGGGCGCTGGCAACCCGGCTTCGCGCTGCAGCTGAGCGATGGCGGGCACGGCGTCGACATCCTGTGTGCCGAGTCGGCCGCCGCGGATGCTCGCGTCTTCACCGTGCGCGCCGAGCGCGCGATCTGCGCCATGCCGCTGCAGCTGGCGCAGCGCGTGGTGCCCGCGCTCGGCGTGCCGGGCGACGCGGCAGTCCCGCACGTGCCGTGGCTGGTGTCGAATTTCCTGCTGCGCGGCTTTCCGCCCGAGCTGGCGGGCGAGGCGCTGAGCTGGGACAACGTCGTCTACGGCAGCCAGAGCCTCGGCTACGTGGTGTCGACGCACCAGCTGATCCGCCAGGCACGGCCCGAGCAGACCGTGTTCAGCGCCTACCACGCGCTCGCGCACGACACCCCGGCCAATATCCGGCGCTGGCTCATGCAGGCCGGCACCGATGAGCTGTACGAGCTCGCCAACAGCGACCTGCGCGCAGCCTATGGCCACCACCTGTGGCTCAACACGCAGTCGGTTGAGATCACCGTGCGCGGCCACGCCATGGTCAGCCCCGCACCCGGTTTCCTGTCCCGGCCCGGCATCGCCGCACTGCGAGGCGCTGACCAGCGCCTGCTGTTCGCGCACAGCGACCTGTCGGGCATCTCGGTATTCGAGGAGGCCGCCTGGTGGGGCTGGCGCGCGGCGCTGGCGGTGCTCGGTGGCGTGGGCTGA
- the ltaE gene encoding low-specificity L-threonine aldolase: MMPIDVRSDTVTHPTPAMRTAMATAAVGDDCYGDDPTVRELEQLAAAMLGKEAALFVPSGTFGNQLALFTHCERGDEVIVGEDSHIVWHEVGAAAVIAGVNLRPIANPQGALDAAEVARRIRPGGDIHLPKTGLICLENAHGSGRVVSLDAMRAVREVARAHGLPVHLDGARVFNAAAALAVDAGEIAAQADSVMFCLSKGLAAPVGSMLVGEAGFIERARKKRKLMGGGLRQAGVLAAPGLIALREMTLRLGDDHANAKRLAQGLRGLPGVRIREDQLDINMVWFDLDGDFDVAGMMVVLAAHGILANPPEDGAMRLVTHWQVGAAEVECVVQAMTAALATARR, from the coding sequence ATCATGCCTATCGACGTCCGCAGTGATACCGTCACCCATCCGACCCCCGCCATGCGCACGGCCATGGCCACTGCCGCCGTCGGCGACGACTGTTATGGCGACGATCCGACGGTGCGCGAGCTCGAACAACTGGCCGCCGCCATGCTGGGCAAGGAGGCCGCGCTGTTCGTGCCGTCCGGCACCTTCGGCAACCAGCTCGCGCTGTTCACGCACTGCGAGCGCGGCGACGAGGTCATCGTCGGCGAGGACAGCCATATCGTCTGGCACGAGGTCGGTGCGGCGGCAGTGATCGCCGGCGTCAACCTGCGGCCCATCGCCAACCCGCAAGGCGCGCTGGATGCCGCCGAGGTGGCGCGGCGCATCCGCCCCGGCGGCGACATCCACCTGCCGAAAACCGGCCTGATCTGCCTTGAGAACGCCCATGGCAGCGGCCGCGTGGTGTCGCTCGACGCCATGCGTGCGGTGCGCGAGGTGGCGCGGGCGCACGGCTTGCCGGTGCATCTCGACGGCGCGCGCGTGTTCAACGCCGCCGCGGCGCTCGCGGTCGACGCAGGCGAGATCGCCGCCCAGGCCGACAGCGTGATGTTCTGCCTGTCGAAAGGGCTGGCTGCGCCGGTCGGCTCTATGCTGGTCGGAGAGGCCGGCTTCATCGAGCGCGCGCGCAAGAAACGCAAGCTGATGGGCGGTGGCCTGCGCCAGGCCGGCGTGCTGGCCGCGCCAGGGCTGATCGCGCTGCGCGAGATGACGCTGCGCCTCGGCGACGACCATGCCAACGCCAAACGGCTCGCCCAGGGCCTGCGCGGCTTGCCCGGCGTCCGCATCCGGGAGGACCAGCTCGACATCAATATGGTCTGGTTCGATCTCGATGGCGACTTCGACGTGGCGGGCATGATGGTGGTGCTGGCGGCGCACGGCATTCTCGCCAATCCGCCCGAGGACGGCGCGATGCGGCTGGTGACGCACTGGCAGGTCGGCGCGGCCGAGGTCGAGTGCGTGGTGCAGGCGATGACGGCGGCGCTGGCCACGGCACGGCGCTAG
- a CDS encoding HD-GYP domain-containing protein: MTDGQDLFIDVARLRVGMYIHLDLGWMDHPFSLNSFKIRSQDQIDTLRSLGLATIRYSPDKSDATPAATNGTEAAAKPQEIQETPAQLAARQRNAMLAQQRASLQACERKFAEGAKLYKQVMKTVHAKPVQSREQSEALIKGFVDELLGDHEATIRLLSEKSGEESSLHALNVTILSLLLGKAAGLPAAAMQDLGVAALLHDIGKIELPDRLRCRDDSFTSAERELFQMHVMHGIEIGRKMGLNAAVLLAVAQHHEHADGTGFPRRLGGDKLSPASRIVAITNRYDNLCNPANPAHSITPHEALSLMFAQMKPHFDAATMSLFIRMMGVYPPGSVVQLTDERYALVVSVNSSRPLKPQVIIHDPRQPREEAIVVDLEDCAELGIRRSLKPLQLPKPVYDYLSPRKRMCYFFERGRETKAQP, encoded by the coding sequence ATGACCGACGGTCAAGACCTGTTCATCGATGTCGCTCGCCTGCGCGTAGGCATGTATATCCATCTTGATCTCGGCTGGATGGACCACCCTTTCTCGCTCAACAGCTTCAAGATACGCTCGCAGGACCAGATCGACACGCTGCGTTCGCTGGGCCTCGCCACGATCCGCTATTCGCCCGACAAGAGCGACGCCACGCCCGCCGCGACCAACGGCACGGAGGCCGCCGCCAAGCCCCAGGAAATCCAGGAAACACCGGCCCAGCTCGCCGCCAGACAGCGCAACGCAATGCTCGCCCAGCAGCGCGCCAGTCTGCAGGCTTGCGAACGCAAGTTCGCCGAAGGCGCGAAGCTGTACAAGCAGGTCATGAAGACCGTGCATGCCAAGCCGGTCCAGTCGCGCGAGCAGAGCGAAGCGCTGATCAAGGGTTTCGTCGACGAACTGCTGGGCGACCACGAGGCCACCATCCGCCTGCTTTCCGAAAAATCGGGCGAGGAAAGCTCGCTGCACGCACTCAACGTCACCATCCTGTCGCTGCTGCTGGGCAAGGCTGCCGGCCTGCCCGCCGCCGCCATGCAGGACCTCGGCGTGGCCGCCCTGCTGCACGACATCGGCAAGATCGAATTGCCCGACCGGCTACGCTGCCGCGACGACAGCTTTACCTCGGCCGAGCGCGAACTGTTCCAGATGCACGTGATGCACGGCATCGAGATCGGCCGCAAGATGGGCCTCAACGCCGCCGTGCTGCTCGCCGTCGCCCAGCACCACGAACACGCCGACGGCACGGGTTTCCCGCGCCGCCTGGGTGGCGACAAGCTGAGCCCGGCCAGCCGCATCGTGGCCATCACCAACCGTTACGACAATCTGTGCAACCCGGCCAACCCGGCCCATTCGATCACGCCGCACGAGGCGCTATCGCTGATGTTCGCGCAGATGAAACCGCACTTCGACGCGGCCACCATGTCGCTGTTCATCCGCATGATGGGCGTCTATCCGCCGGGCTCGGTGGTGCAGCTCACCGATGAGCGCTACGCGCTGGTGGTGTCGGTCAACTCCTCGCGCCCGCTCAAGCCTCAGGTGATCATCCACGACCCGCGCCAGCCGCGCGAGGAAGCGATCGTGGTCGATCTCGAGGACTGCGCCGAGCTCGGCATCCGCCGCAGCCTCAAGCCCCTGCAACTGCCCAAGCCGGTGTACGACTACCTGTCGCCACGCAAGCGCATGTGCTACTTCTTCGAACGCGGCCGGGAAACCAAGGCGCAGCCATGA